One segment of Pontibacter akesuensis DNA contains the following:
- the purH gene encoding bifunctional phosphoribosylaminoimidazolecarboxamide formyltransferase/IMP cyclohydrolase — MQSVKIKSALISVYYKDRLEPLVELLKQHGVTIYSTGGTQTFLEEQGAEVVAVEDLTDYPSIFGGRVKTLHPKVFGGILHRRDNDSDISEREKFEIPPIDLVVVDLYPFEETVASGASEADVIEKIDIGGISLIRAAAKNFKDVLIVSSREQYDEVVELLQAKDGATDLEDRKRFAAKAFNVSSHYDTHIFNYMNANGETQALKISVQDSTPLRYGENPHQQGTFYGKLEDLFEQLNGKQLSYNNLVDVDAAVALGAEFEEPAVAILKHTNACGCATGETMKEAYLNALSSDPVSAFGGVIIANRTIDMAVAEELNKLFFEVLIAPDYDADALDLLKTKKNRILLKQKQVELPKKQVKTLLNGFVEQDKDLATETEADFKTATKRMPTTEEKKALVFAAKVCKHTKSNTIVLATDKMMFSSGVGQTSRVDALRQAIEKANSFGFDLSKTVMASDAFFPFPDCVEIADKAGIKAVVQPGGSIKDQDSIDYCDAHGMAMVMTGVRHFKH; from the coding sequence ATGCAATCCGTTAAAATCAAATCCGCACTGATCTCGGTATACTATAAAGACCGTCTGGAGCCGCTGGTGGAGCTACTAAAGCAGCACGGCGTTACCATTTACTCAACCGGTGGCACACAGACGTTTCTGGAGGAGCAAGGCGCTGAAGTAGTAGCCGTGGAAGACCTGACGGACTACCCTTCCATTTTCGGCGGTCGTGTAAAAACACTGCACCCGAAAGTATTCGGTGGTATCCTGCACCGTCGCGATAACGACAGTGATATTTCTGAGCGCGAGAAGTTCGAGATTCCGCCGATCGACCTGGTGGTGGTGGACCTTTATCCTTTTGAGGAAACCGTTGCATCGGGCGCATCAGAGGCCGACGTGATTGAGAAGATCGACATCGGTGGTATTTCGCTGATCCGTGCCGCCGCCAAAAATTTTAAGGACGTGCTGATTGTTTCGTCGCGCGAGCAGTACGACGAAGTGGTGGAGCTGCTGCAGGCAAAAGACGGTGCTACCGACCTGGAGGACCGCAAGCGTTTCGCTGCCAAAGCCTTTAACGTATCTTCCCACTACGACACGCACATCTTCAACTACATGAACGCCAATGGCGAGACACAGGCCCTAAAAATAAGCGTTCAGGACAGCACACCACTGCGCTACGGGGAGAACCCGCACCAGCAGGGCACTTTCTATGGTAAGCTGGAAGACCTGTTTGAGCAGCTGAACGGCAAACAGCTTTCTTACAACAACCTGGTAGACGTAGACGCTGCCGTGGCACTGGGCGCAGAGTTTGAAGAACCAGCCGTGGCTATATTGAAGCACACGAACGCCTGCGGTTGCGCCACGGGCGAAACGATGAAAGAAGCCTATCTCAACGCACTTTCTTCTGATCCGGTATCAGCCTTTGGCGGCGTAATCATAGCCAACCGCACCATAGACATGGCCGTGGCCGAGGAACTGAACAAGCTGTTCTTCGAAGTGTTGATCGCGCCTGACTATGATGCCGATGCACTGGACCTGCTGAAGACAAAGAAAAACCGCATCCTGCTGAAGCAAAAACAAGTGGAGCTGCCAAAGAAGCAAGTAAAAACTTTACTGAACGGCTTTGTTGAGCAGGACAAGGACCTGGCCACCGAAACAGAGGCCGACTTCAAAACTGCCACCAAGCGCATGCCGACGACCGAGGAGAAAAAAGCACTTGTGTTCGCAGCCAAAGTATGCAAGCACACCAAGTCGAACACTATCGTGCTGGCAACCGATAAAATGATGTTCTCCAGCGGCGTGGGCCAGACCTCCCGCGTGGACGCCCTGCGCCAAGCCATCGAGAAGGCCAACAGCTTCGGCTTTGACCTGAGCAAAACCGTGATGGCTTCTGATGCGTTTTTCCCGTTCCCGGACTGCGTGGAGATTGCTGACAAAGCAGGTATCAAGGCAGTAGTACAGCCCGGTGGCTCGATCAAAGACCAAGATTCAATTGATTATTGCGATGCGCATGGCATGGCGATGGTAATGACAGGCGTCCGCCACTTCAAACACTAG
- a CDS encoding glycosyltransferase: MYYHPTFTWTQHIAQGNLEGVVKANLSNLKAFEADFGPVDLIHAQTARPAGIIAKRLSDETGIPFCITEHTGPFPDKYSVGKDGKLKPALKLAYDSSAQNIAESHFQKQRMQAQGISRVTVIPNFVEEDFFKCSLKSDSRAFRFFSLGYIHPKKGFDTLLAAFKLVVSEYESASLTIGGTGEYLETYRQLTADAGILDKVSWLGEINREEALHQYQNCDAFVLASQYEALGNVFLEAIACGKPIIATKCGAPEETVNETNGVAVEKNNPEALSKAMLYLINNIGKYDSRQIRQDFMSRFSSQAVMPQLYSLYKNISSLHPRQR, translated from the coding sequence GTGTACTACCATCCTACCTTTACCTGGACACAGCACATAGCTCAAGGCAACCTCGAAGGTGTTGTAAAAGCCAATTTATCAAATCTTAAAGCTTTTGAAGCCGATTTTGGGCCTGTTGATCTGATACATGCGCAAACAGCAAGGCCTGCTGGAATAATAGCAAAAAGGTTGAGTGACGAAACAGGAATCCCCTTCTGTATAACGGAACACACCGGCCCCTTCCCCGATAAGTATTCTGTTGGCAAAGATGGGAAGTTGAAACCCGCCCTTAAGCTCGCGTATGATTCCTCAGCGCAAAATATAGCAGAAAGTCATTTCCAGAAGCAGCGGATGCAGGCACAAGGCATCAGCCGCGTAACAGTTATCCCTAATTTTGTAGAAGAAGACTTTTTTAAATGCAGTTTGAAGTCTGATAGTAGGGCTTTCCGGTTTTTCTCGCTTGGGTACATCCATCCAAAGAAGGGGTTTGACACTTTGTTAGCCGCTTTCAAATTAGTGGTGTCTGAGTATGAAAGCGCAAGCTTAACTATCGGCGGTACGGGAGAATATTTGGAAACCTATAGACAGCTAACTGCAGATGCAGGAATTTTAGACAAAGTAAGCTGGCTTGGGGAAATAAACAGAGAAGAGGCCTTACACCAATATCAAAACTGTGATGCCTTTGTACTAGCCAGCCAATATGAGGCGCTTGGCAATGTGTTTCTGGAAGCAATCGCCTGCGGTAAACCTATCATCGCTACTAAATGCGGCGCTCCGGAAGAAACCGTTAATGAAACAAATGGGGTAGCGGTGGAAAAAAATAATCCTGAAGCGCTGTCAAAAGCTATGTTATACCTGATTAACAACATCGGCAAGTATGATAGCCGCCAGATCAGGCAGGACTTTATGAGCCGCTTCTCGTCTCAGGCCGTTATGCCGCAGTTATACAGCCTCTACAAAAACATCAGCAGCTTACACCCCAGACAAAGATGA
- a CDS encoding 2Fe-2S iron-sulfur cluster-binding protein codes for MKVVNITFKFADGSPDQTHPAVEGESVLDVALNNAIKLQHNCGGVCGCSTCHVYVEAGMDDLPEISDKEEDYIDRAVDPRINSRLGCQCVVQGNEDVVITIPEQDFLGH; via the coding sequence ATGAAAGTAGTAAATATAACATTTAAGTTTGCCGATGGCTCCCCAGACCAGACACACCCGGCCGTGGAAGGTGAGTCGGTGCTGGATGTGGCGCTAAACAACGCCATTAAGCTACAGCACAACTGCGGCGGTGTTTGCGGTTGCAGCACCTGCCACGTATATGTGGAGGCCGGCATGGACGACCTGCCTGAGATCTCAGACAAAGAAGAGGATTACATTGACCGCGCCGTAGACCCGCGCATCAACTCCCGCCTGGGCTGCCAGTGCGTGGTGCAGGGCAATGAAGACGTGGTGATAACGATTCCGGAGCAGGATTTCCTGGGCCACTAA
- a CDS encoding KdsC family phosphatase — translation MSITQTDLTRINTFVFDVDGVLTDGLLYCFADGEQVRAFNIKDGFAIKHALSQGYRVAIISGKNEPGVRKRLEQLGIEDIFLGIEDKVDTLENYLYMQGVHPGTVAYMGDDMPDFEVMQRCGLRACPADAADDIREISTFTSTKKGGRGAVRELIETIMKTQDTW, via the coding sequence ATGTCCATTACCCAAACAGACCTTACCCGCATCAACACTTTTGTTTTTGATGTAGACGGCGTACTGACGGATGGCCTGCTGTACTGCTTTGCCGACGGAGAGCAGGTGCGCGCCTTCAACATCAAGGATGGTTTTGCCATCAAACATGCCCTAAGCCAGGGCTACCGGGTAGCTATTATTTCCGGCAAAAACGAGCCTGGGGTGCGGAAGCGCCTGGAGCAGCTGGGAATTGAGGATATTTTCCTGGGCATAGAAGACAAGGTGGATACGCTTGAAAACTACCTCTACATGCAGGGCGTGCACCCGGGCACGGTAGCCTACATGGGCGATGACATGCCTGACTTTGAGGTGATGCAGCGGTGCGGACTGCGCGCCTGCCCGGCCGACGCGGCAGACGACATCAGGGAGATTTCCACCTTCACCTCCACTAAAAAAGGGGGCAGAGGCGCAGTGCGTGAGCTCATTGAAACCATCATGAAAACACAGGACACTTGGTAA
- a CDS encoding Rossmann-like and DUF2520 domain-containing protein, translated as MNITFIGAGNVAWHLAQALHAAGHTITAIYSRNAAQRDALAGKVAAAAIVSLDLREEVAEVVLIAVPDAALAAVAAEIKVKSGTVVAHTSGSQPLAILAAVAGAKAGVFYPLQTFSKAKAVDFAQVPLLLEAKDAEALESLQALAQSISKTVETVDSEARKQLHLAAVFACNFTNHLLGISQQLLEQAGLPIALLRPLLQETIAKAMQQHPFTVQTGPAIRHDDNVIQAHLHMLQQQPRWQDLYRLLTQSIQDSGNQA; from the coding sequence ATGAACATAACCTTTATCGGAGCCGGAAACGTGGCGTGGCACCTGGCGCAGGCCCTGCATGCAGCAGGCCATACTATAACAGCCATCTACAGCCGTAACGCCGCCCAGCGGGATGCATTAGCCGGCAAAGTAGCGGCGGCAGCCATTGTCTCGCTTGATCTGCGAGAGGAAGTAGCAGAGGTGGTGTTGATTGCCGTGCCCGATGCCGCACTCGCCGCTGTAGCCGCTGAAATAAAGGTGAAATCAGGCACCGTGGTGGCCCATACTTCCGGTTCACAGCCGTTAGCTATACTTGCCGCTGTTGCAGGCGCAAAAGCAGGCGTGTTCTATCCGCTCCAAACGTTCAGCAAAGCAAAGGCGGTGGATTTTGCGCAGGTACCGCTGCTACTGGAGGCTAAGGATGCCGAAGCGCTAGAAAGTTTGCAAGCACTTGCGCAAAGTATAAGCAAAACAGTGGAAACGGTGGATTCTGAAGCCAGAAAGCAGCTGCACCTGGCCGCCGTGTTTGCCTGCAACTTCACGAATCACCTGCTCGGCATCAGCCAGCAACTGCTAGAGCAAGCCGGCTTGCCCATTGCACTGCTAAGGCCTCTGCTTCAGGAGACAATTGCCAAGGCCATGCAGCAGCACCCCTTTACAGTGCAAACCGGCCCCGCCATACGCCACGACGACAACGTGATACAGGCACACCTGCACATGCTGCAGCAACAGCCCAGGTGGCAGGACCTGTACCGGCTACTTACGCAGAGTATCCAGGATTCCGGCAACCAGGCTTAA
- a CDS encoding SRPBCC domain-containing protein: MKDYKKYYIIPADPEEVYVALTNPGTIQLWTGEAAEMSEEPGSEFSLWEGSIVGKNLEFEPGKMLVQQWYFGEQEEPSIVTIKLHPHKYGTSAELRHTNIPDEDYNDITEGWDDAYFAALIDFYEGD; this comes from the coding sequence ATGAAAGACTATAAAAAATATTACATCATCCCGGCTGATCCGGAGGAAGTATACGTGGCGCTGACCAACCCAGGCACCATACAGCTCTGGACGGGCGAGGCGGCGGAGATGTCGGAGGAGCCGGGCTCGGAGTTTTCGCTCTGGGAAGGAAGCATTGTGGGCAAGAACCTCGAGTTTGAGCCGGGCAAGATGCTTGTGCAGCAGTGGTATTTCGGCGAACAGGAAGAGCCTTCTATCGTTACCATCAAATTGCACCCGCACAAGTATGGCACCTCGGCTGAGCTGCGCCACACCAACATCCCGGATGAGGACTACAACGACATTACCGAAGGGTGGGACGATGCCTACTTCGCCGCCTTAATTGATTTTTACGAGGGAGATTAA
- a CDS encoding PaaI family thioesterase yields MKVKTDSAAAFRQLVASPVKFRLFMLAKLPMAYMADLRVASITEESATVTIPYKYLNKNPFNSIYFACLSMAAELSTGVLCMMHVHEAKPGISMLVVHMEADFTKKAVGKITFSCEDGKQILEAVEHTKATGEGVTVIASSVGTDEQGDKVAEFRYTWSLKAKKK; encoded by the coding sequence ATGAAAGTTAAAACTGACTCAGCTGCGGCCTTTCGCCAATTGGTAGCCTCCCCTGTTAAATTCAGGCTGTTTATGCTGGCAAAGCTGCCGATGGCGTACATGGCGGATCTGCGCGTGGCCTCCATCACCGAAGAAAGCGCTACCGTCACCATACCCTATAAATACCTGAACAAAAACCCGTTCAACTCCATTTACTTCGCCTGCCTAAGTATGGCCGCCGAGCTTTCAACGGGTGTGCTGTGCATGATGCACGTGCATGAGGCTAAGCCAGGAATATCGATGCTGGTGGTGCACATGGAGGCTGATTTTACCAAGAAGGCAGTAGGCAAAATCACGTTTTCCTGCGAAGACGGCAAGCAGATACTGGAGGCCGTGGAGCACACCAAAGCAACCGGCGAGGGCGTGACGGTGATAGCCAGCAGCGTTGGCACCGACGAGCAGGGCGACAAAGTAGCCGAGTTCCGCTATACGTGGTCGCTGAAGGCGAAAAAGAAGTAG
- the purN gene encoding phosphoribosylglycinamide formyltransferase, giving the protein MEPKDKKNIVIFASGSGSNAQRLLEYFEHHPQIRVAALFSNNPNAYALKRAETYHVPALLFSRDAFYNTDTVLEQVQAFEPDLIVLAGFLWLVPQNLLRAFPNRIINIHPALLPKYGGKGMHGQKVHAAVVQAQEPESGITIHYINEEYDKGEFIRQERCPVLPTDTPEALAARVLQLEHQHLPLVVEELLTQQEQA; this is encoded by the coding sequence TTGGAACCTAAGGACAAGAAAAATATAGTCATATTCGCCTCTGGGTCAGGGAGCAATGCGCAGCGGCTGCTGGAATATTTCGAGCACCACCCGCAGATCCGTGTGGCCGCCCTGTTCTCTAACAACCCGAATGCGTATGCCCTTAAAAGAGCCGAGACCTACCACGTCCCGGCTCTTTTGTTTTCGCGCGATGCCTTCTACAATACCGATACCGTGCTGGAGCAGGTACAGGCTTTCGAGCCTGATCTGATCGTGCTGGCAGGCTTCCTGTGGCTGGTGCCGCAGAACCTGCTGCGCGCTTTCCCGAACCGCATCATCAACATTCACCCTGCCCTGCTGCCCAAGTATGGCGGCAAAGGCATGCACGGCCAGAAAGTGCACGCAGCCGTGGTGCAGGCGCAGGAGCCGGAATCAGGCATCACCATCCACTACATCAACGAGGAGTACGATAAAGGCGAATTTATACGTCAGGAGCGCTGCCCGGTGTTGCCAACCGATACGCCGGAGGCCCTCGCCGCCCGCGTGTTACAGCTGGAGCACCAGCACCTGCCGCTGGTGGTAGAAGAGTTGCTGACGCAGCAAGAGCAAGCATAG
- a CDS encoding Fur family transcriptional regulator, translating into MDSVQKLLLNYGLRKTGCRQEVLRQFLQNSFALSHADLEKLIGDRYDRVTIYRTLYSFEERGLIHSINDVSGAVKFALCQEESCSQQHHHDNHIHFYCTSCSQTFCLNDVVIPPISLPKTYKVERLHFSAQGICKDCDQAAAS; encoded by the coding sequence ATGGACAGCGTGCAAAAGTTGCTTTTAAACTATGGGCTGCGTAAAACCGGCTGCCGCCAGGAGGTGCTGCGCCAGTTCCTGCAGAACAGCTTTGCGCTCTCGCACGCCGACCTCGAAAAGCTGATCGGCGACCGCTACGACCGCGTCACGATTTACCGCACGTTATATTCCTTCGAGGAGAGAGGACTGATCCATAGTATAAACGATGTGAGCGGTGCGGTGAAGTTTGCGCTCTGCCAGGAAGAGTCCTGCTCGCAACAGCACCACCACGACAACCACATCCACTTCTACTGCACCTCCTGCAGCCAGACCTTCTGCCTGAACGATGTGGTGATCCCTCCTATTTCCCTGCCGAAGACTTACAAAGTAGAGCGTCTTCATTTTTCGGCCCAGGGAATCTGCAAAGACTGTGATCAGGCAGCGGCCAGCTAA
- the iscX gene encoding Fe-S cluster assembly protein IscX has protein sequence MSYEPPIHWSDHEDIAMALYEKFGDDFTESKIYRIRFTELLDWILSLPNFEGTREQATEGHLEQIQAAWVYEWRDNQD, from the coding sequence ATGAGCTACGAGCCACCGATACACTGGAGCGATCACGAGGACATTGCCATGGCGCTTTACGAGAAGTTTGGCGATGACTTCACAGAATCAAAGATTTACCGCATCCGCTTTACTGAATTGCTGGACTGGATTCTTTCGCTGCCTAATTTTGAAGGCACGCGCGAGCAGGCCACAGAAGGCCACCTGGAGCAGATCCAGGCAGCCTGGGTTTACGAATGGCGCGATAACCAGGACTAG
- a CDS encoding cold-shock protein: MKTGKVKFFIESKGFGFITDDETNEDFFVHITGLNGLQIQQHDQVEFDTVEGKKGINAVNVKKV, translated from the coding sequence ATGAAGACAGGAAAAGTAAAGTTCTTTATTGAGTCTAAGGGTTTTGGGTTCATCACCGATGACGAGACAAACGAAGATTTCTTCGTACACATTACAGGCTTAAACGGCCTGCAAATTCAGCAGCACGACCAGGTAGAGTTCGATACTGTTGAAGGTAAGAAAGGCATTAACGCTGTGAACGTAAAGAAAGTATAG
- a CDS encoding Cof-type HAD-IIB family hydrolase — MNLKAICTDIDGTLLNKERQLSERTIRTFRSLDKDIPVILASSRMPSAMRHLQQELGILHNPLICFNGGYILYFEDGKTAPVQLDSTQVPVEVCLAIYQLTQGTDIHVSLYEQDNWYAPQLDYWAKREQSNTKVTPTISSLNTILDAWHSAETGAHKIMCMGPADEIETLYQELVKNYADQIHAYRSKDTYIEIAPRSISKATALELLLESKYGIGLHEVMAFGDNYNDIEMIKAVGMGIAVGNAREEVKAVADKITLSSVEDGVAVAIEAYWK, encoded by the coding sequence ATGAACCTCAAAGCCATTTGCACAGATATAGACGGTACGCTGCTCAACAAAGAGCGCCAGCTATCGGAGCGCACCATCCGCACCTTCCGAAGCCTTGACAAGGATATCCCTGTTATTCTGGCTTCTTCCCGGATGCCAAGCGCCATGCGCCACCTGCAGCAGGAACTGGGCATTCTGCACAACCCGCTGATTTGCTTTAACGGCGGCTATATTTTATATTTTGAGGATGGCAAAACGGCACCAGTGCAGCTCGACTCCACACAAGTGCCTGTTGAGGTTTGCCTGGCTATTTACCAGCTTACACAGGGCACCGACATTCACGTGAGCCTTTACGAGCAGGATAACTGGTATGCGCCACAGCTGGATTACTGGGCAAAGCGGGAGCAAAGCAATACGAAGGTTACACCAACTATCTCATCCCTTAACACTATACTTGACGCCTGGCACTCAGCCGAAACCGGCGCGCACAAAATCATGTGCATGGGCCCGGCCGACGAGATCGAGACGCTGTACCAGGAGCTGGTGAAGAATTATGCTGATCAGATACACGCCTATCGCTCCAAAGATACCTACATCGAGATCGCGCCACGCTCCATTTCGAAAGCCACAGCACTGGAGTTGCTCCTCGAAAGCAAGTATGGCATCGGTTTGCACGAGGTGATGGCGTTCGGCGATAACTACAACGACATCGAAATGATCAAAGCCGTAGGTATGGGCATAGCAGTCGGTAACGCCCGCGAGGAAGTAAAAGCCGTAGCAGACAAAATTACCCTAAGCAGCGTAGAAGACGGTGTAGCCGTAGCCATAGAGGCGTATTGGAAATAA
- a CDS encoding geranylgeranylglycerol-phosphate geranylgeranyltransferase produces MNSILSLIRARNLLMIALCQALVQACLLTRGVEWDKLLEPGFLLLVLSTVCIAAAGYIINDYYDVKIDAINKPNRILVGRRIRRRRAMFAHLILSGIGVLLGAALSLKVGAINLGVVLLLWGYSGRLKKMLLIGNVVISLLAATMLLIVAVYADTLNKITLSYALFALLISLIREIIKDMEDMKGDASFDCRTLPIVAGVYGTKLVLYPLIAAFQAFVIVVILHPSTKLLFDVYMAVLVLAPTVWMVLKLVRADRIRDFAYLSNLNKGIMLMGILSMLLL; encoded by the coding sequence GTGAACTCAATCCTCTCCCTGATCCGAGCCCGCAACCTGCTGATGATTGCGCTTTGTCAGGCGCTGGTGCAGGCCTGCCTGCTGACACGCGGCGTGGAGTGGGACAAACTGCTGGAGCCGGGCTTTCTGCTGCTGGTACTCTCCACGGTCTGCATCGCGGCCGCCGGCTACATCATCAACGACTACTACGATGTCAAGATTGACGCCATCAACAAGCCGAACCGCATTCTGGTAGGCCGTCGCATCCGCAGGCGCAGGGCCATGTTTGCGCACCTCATCTTGTCTGGCATAGGCGTATTACTCGGGGCGGCGCTTTCGCTGAAGGTGGGGGCCATAAACCTGGGGGTGGTGCTGTTGCTGTGGGGCTACTCGGGCCGGCTAAAGAAAATGCTGCTGATCGGCAACGTGGTTATCTCCTTGCTTGCCGCCACCATGCTGCTGATCGTGGCCGTGTATGCCGATACGCTGAACAAAATCACGCTAAGCTACGCTCTCTTCGCACTGCTTATCTCCCTTATTCGCGAGATCATCAAAGATATGGAGGACATGAAAGGCGATGCCTCCTTCGACTGCCGCACCTTGCCCATTGTAGCCGGCGTTTATGGCACCAAGCTGGTGCTCTACCCGCTCATCGCCGCCTTCCAAGCCTTTGTAATTGTGGTTATACTTCACCCCTCCACCAAGCTTTTGTTTGATGTGTACATGGCGGTGCTGGTGCTGGCGCCAACGGTTTGGATGGTTTTAAAACTGGTGCGCGCCGACCGTATCCGTGACTTTGCCTATCTCAGCAACTTAAACAAGGGCATCATGCTGATGGGCATTCTCTCCATGCTGTTGCTTTAG